A region of Osmerus eperlanus chromosome 9, fOsmEpe2.1, whole genome shotgun sequence DNA encodes the following proteins:
- the LOC134026965 gene encoding transmembrane protein 179 encodes MALDNLIFAQCILYFFAFLFSFIAVVPLSENTEDFRGKCLLFTHGMWQNENITVSKQRFIVEEWGRESSCSFITFVGIASLVVSAVQAWRLLFFLCKGHDDSIFNAFLNLLISSLMVFMVFLSSTITSVGFNLWCDAVTDGGSMPSSCEDLQDTDLELGLDNSAFYDQFAIAQFGLWACWLAWLGIAVMAFLKVYHNYRQEDLLDSLIHEKELLLGRSSRRGSDGRDRKKGLI; translated from the exons ATGGCCCTCGATAATTTAATATTCGCGCAATGTATCCTCTATTTTTTTGCTTTTTTGTTCAGTTTCATTGCCGTTGTGCCTCTCTCCGAAAATACGGAAGATTTTCGGGGGAAATGTTTGCTTTTCACGCATGGAATGTGGCAGAATGAAAATATCACAGTATCGAAACAGCGCTTCATCGTTGAGGAGTGGGGACGGGAGTCCTCATGCAGTTTCATCACTTTTGTCGGGATAGCTTCCCTTGTCGTGTCTGCAGTGCAGGCGTGGAGACTGCTTTTCTTTCTTTGCAAAGGGCACGACGA ttCCATCTTCAATGCCTTCCTGAACCTGCTCATCAGCTCTCTGATGGTGTTCATGGTCTTCCTGTCCAGCACCATCACCAGCGTGGGGTTCAACCTGTGGTGTGACGCTGTCACAGACGGGGGCAGCATGCCCAGCAG CTGTGAGGACCTTCAGGACACGGATCTGGAGCTGGGGTTGGATAACTCTGCCTTCTATGACCAGTTTGCTATTGCTCAG TTTGGGTTGTGGGCGTGCTGGCTGGCATGGCTGGGCATCGCGGTGATGGCCTTCCTCAAGGTCTACCACAACTACAGACAGGAGGATCTTCTGGACAGCCTGATCCACGAGAAGGAACTGCTCCTGGGGCGATCCTCGCGCCGAGGCTCCGACGGCAGGGACCGGAAGAAGGGCCTGATATAG